From a region of the Nonlabens dokdonensis DSW-6 genome:
- a CDS encoding GEVED domain-containing protein, with protein sequence MKPNYLNSNKPFLFGLKSINSIVGKILILFLLGISGSLFAQTYCTPNISYNNDQFIDRVRLNNLDNSSGYTGNAQGYHDYTAQTANLEIGSNYTLTLDIYHEFNWLRAGIVGWIDFNSDGTFNNNTEKVISLDDTNAAVRTATISIPTTVSPGTYRMRFIMKSWYEVGDACASDTDWYGETEDYTVVISSPSSPIANNDYLNVLFNSLGGAGNSIDVSLNDLIGSTYGSDGDDYSIASYPLTTANGGTVTEVSDGLFNYVPLTDFIGVDSFSYQLCDAGGVCTTAVVEVAVGFGACTPTSNSSGTHYLDSVLLNGESGSQINNNSGDDNGFGNYTNLTAVQVYAGGTYTLTPDAVGANSGWAAYIDYNRDGVYNTFGDEKIIDTNGEVALPYSGINFTVPANQGLGRYILRVGTRQYFSSNDPCGNTGAAPEEFEDYVVEVIINPGSDRRASISGNSVGIEDESIITSTSNNTDFGTVDISSGRRQRTFTITNIGGGNLRLNNTPVRFVNPITPEFTIVSQPAGGTIIPSGGSANFVIEFDPNSVNSFTTKVNVRSNSRATGTNQYNFIIEGEGAQIYPDTDGDGVADNVDIDDDNDGITDTEEQNICLSNPLSTTADVIFLNETFGNGLTRITIDGATAGVTTSYCYEDGTTGQGPNECNNDPNLGDGKYTVHYSVTDNDGVLNRGTNLPDVSSWADRVWYFGEDHTSGDTNGRMAIFNADFDPGVFYETEIVGTVAGAPLDYSFWALNLDRLDSEFNSGELPRILPNISVNFYSIDKTILYQTFNAGDIPRCDSDPTNMCTISEWIQKTTSLTLPASDFVIQLVNNAPGGLGNDLALDDIRITQELCDLDGDGVADVVDLDNDNDGIPNIYELGKPGAIATIDVNLDGTSFGDGNWLDLNQNGMHDDYESFTPRDTDQDGVADYLDLDSDNDGIFDILEYDGLGDLDVNGDGIGDGTDASSGVDNDGFDGDGLLSLIDLNDDDADKVDHGTIGFMIPVDSDGDDIPDYIDIDSNDPLNDLTNGSDIDNSLYADLDTDNDGEVDFTSDIDQDGVSDGNSDFDTGFFGAPIDLDRDLFIDFDGRNDYVQNSMAITAGLDNLTAMTWIMLGDGFSSSTIISETNFNMRIRSTGIIEVTIKDNSGTLFNLESSSTLSINKWYHVSVIYNQNTSKTVLYINGIEEDMQNTGALPLETVADDKFTLGNKSDGTSDYFKGSIDELRIFNKALDTIVMRQMMYQEIEPSGSSIKGKVIDKVFNGLATSDLLLHYDFKKITADQVFNQGNVISNGTMYNIKSILPQSAPLPYETKQDGSLLNPTTFKQEGVWDPLDLQNFPYSILHVKNNVTQPMNMYNAGLIIDTGNTLIVNDGLEVNNTWYLKLDGTVDFLGESQLVQGENSELDLTSSGKILIRQEGISDARNYNYWSSPVGASSATSNNTSFQLSLLKDANGLGNVVFTGRNVATPPVTIPATVSGRWLYTYWNGQTYQDWNPIDAATPIPAGHGWTMKGAGAINPGYVFEGKPNNGSINVAAVDADGDPAADLTFSLLGNPYPSAIDARKFIDDNAGVIDGAVYLWDHFRGTDHLLANYEGGFMTINNTATLAATSIPIGSGALGGGLSGREPGFYIPVGQGFNVTITNNGSVNFNNGQREFKTEGAESVFVAAPGTSQPIADRSNRQNPDMGILRLEIEADNGAGSETVIGFADFVTDGIDYGYDAVKYDNPAETDIYISYSGKNYVIRSLAQITPNKVIPVTIHGKANLNYRFSAKEIANIDSSQDIFLYDNEMNVYHNLRNGYYFYNVSANRRNSSRFEIVFQQTTLGLDQEAIDLIDIYYLNNDGKIYVDHLNETLDYMNIYDLSGKMLFRFRESELININNGIYIPEISSGIYLVEVEFKGAKKSVKIVVN encoded by the coding sequence ATGAAACCAAATTACTTAAACTCAAATAAGCCTTTCCTTTTCGGTCTTAAATCGATCAATAGTATTGTAGGAAAAATACTTATACTATTTTTATTAGGAATCTCAGGAAGCTTATTTGCACAAACCTATTGTACTCCAAACATATCTTACAATAATGATCAATTCATCGACCGTGTACGGTTAAATAATTTAGATAATTCATCTGGTTACACCGGTAATGCGCAAGGTTATCATGATTATACTGCTCAAACAGCCAACTTAGAAATTGGATCAAATTATACCTTGACATTAGACATTTATCATGAGTTTAACTGGCTGAGAGCGGGAATAGTTGGTTGGATTGATTTTAACTCTGACGGAACCTTTAATAATAATACAGAAAAAGTTATTTCCTTAGATGATACGAATGCTGCCGTACGAACCGCTACTATTAGTATTCCTACTACAGTTTCACCTGGTACTTACCGTATGCGATTTATCATGAAATCATGGTACGAAGTTGGGGATGCCTGTGCTTCTGACACTGACTGGTATGGTGAGACAGAAGATTATACTGTTGTAATTTCAAGTCCTTCAAGCCCTATAGCAAACAACGATTATTTGAATGTTCTTTTTAATAGTTTAGGAGGAGCAGGTAATTCTATAGATGTTTCTTTAAATGACTTGATTGGATCTACTTATGGTTCAGATGGTGATGATTATTCAATTGCTTCATATCCTTTAACCACTGCAAACGGAGGTACGGTTACAGAAGTATCAGATGGACTTTTTAATTATGTCCCTTTAACTGATTTTATAGGCGTTGATAGTTTTAGCTATCAATTATGTGATGCTGGTGGCGTTTGTACGACCGCAGTGGTCGAAGTAGCTGTAGGCTTTGGTGCATGTACGCCTACCTCAAATTCTAGTGGAACTCATTATCTAGATAGCGTGCTCCTTAATGGAGAATCTGGCTCACAAATTAATAACAACTCTGGCGATGATAATGGTTTTGGTAATTATACTAACCTGACAGCAGTTCAAGTCTATGCAGGTGGTACTTATACGTTAACTCCTGATGCAGTCGGAGCTAATTCTGGTTGGGCTGCTTATATAGACTATAATAGAGATGGTGTATATAATACATTCGGAGATGAAAAAATTATCGATACTAATGGAGAAGTCGCATTGCCATATTCAGGAATCAATTTTACTGTTCCAGCAAACCAGGGATTAGGTAGGTATATATTGAGAGTAGGAACTAGACAATACTTTTCTTCTAATGACCCTTGTGGAAATACAGGTGCTGCTCCAGAAGAATTTGAAGATTATGTTGTTGAGGTAATAATTAATCCCGGATCTGATCGTAGAGCTTCTATTTCTGGTAACTCTGTAGGAATTGAAGATGAGTCTATAATTACATCTACAAGTAACAACACAGATTTTGGAACGGTAGATATAAGTTCAGGAAGACGACAGAGAACATTTACCATCACAAATATAGGAGGAGGCAATCTCAGATTAAATAATACACCAGTGAGGTTTGTAAATCCGATAACTCCAGAATTTACTATTGTTTCACAGCCTGCCGGAGGTACCATTATTCCTTCAGGCGGATCGGCTAATTTTGTTATAGAGTTTGATCCTAATAGTGTCAATTCTTTTACAACAAAAGTGAATGTAAGGTCAAATTCTCGCGCGACGGGAACAAATCAATATAACTTCATTATAGAAGGAGAAGGAGCTCAAATATATCCTGATACTGACGGTGATGGCGTCGCTGACAATGTGGATATAGATGATGATAATGATGGCATCACAGATACGGAGGAGCAAAATATTTGTTTATCAAATCCATTAAGTACCACTGCCGATGTGATTTTTTTGAATGAAACATTTGGTAATGGGTTAACTAGGATAACTATTGATGGAGCTACTGCTGGAGTTACTACTTCCTACTGTTATGAAGATGGTACCACAGGTCAAGGACCTAATGAATGTAATAACGATCCCAACTTAGGAGATGGAAAATATACAGTACACTACTCTGTAACTGATAATGATGGAGTCCTAAATAGAGGTACAAACCTACCAGATGTATCAAGTTGGGCAGACCGTGTTTGGTATTTTGGAGAAGATCATACTTCTGGAGATACAAACGGTAGAATGGCTATTTTCAATGCAGATTTTGATCCAGGTGTTTTCTATGAAACTGAAATTGTAGGTACCGTAGCTGGTGCGCCTCTTGATTATTCTTTTTGGGCACTAAATTTAGATCGGTTAGATAGTGAGTTTAATTCAGGTGAGCTACCTAGGATATTACCAAATATTTCAGTTAACTTTTATAGCATTGATAAAACAATTTTATATCAAACTTTTAACGCAGGAGATATCCCTAGATGCGATAGTGATCCTACGAATATGTGTACCATTTCAGAATGGATTCAGAAAACTACTTCATTGACATTACCAGCTAGTGATTTTGTTATTCAATTAGTAAATAATGCACCAGGTGGATTAGGAAACGATCTAGCGCTGGATGATATAAGAATAACACAAGAATTATGTGATCTGGATGGAGATGGAGTAGCTGACGTGGTGGATCTAGATAACGATAACGACGGAATTCCTAATATTTACGAATTAGGTAAACCAGGAGCAATAGCAACTATTGATGTTAATCTTGATGGAACTTCATTTGGAGATGGTAATTGGTTAGATTTAAATCAAAACGGGATGCATGATGATTACGAAAGTTTTACACCTAGAGATACCGACCAGGACGGAGTTGCAGATTATTTAGATTTAGATAGTGATAATGATGGGATATTTGATATTTTAGAATATGACGGATTAGGCGATCTAGATGTTAATGGCGATGGAATAGGAGATGGAACAGATGCTTCTTCAGGAGTAGATAACGATGGTTTTGATGGAGATGGATTACTTTCTTTGATTGACTTAAATGATGATGATGCTGATAAAGTAGATCACGGAACAATTGGTTTTATGATTCCAGTAGATTCCGATGGAGATGACATACCAGATTACATAGATATCGATAGTAACGACCCATTAAATGACCTCACTAACGGTAGTGACATTGATAACTCATTGTATGCTGATCTCGACACTGATAATGATGGAGAAGTAGATTTTACATCAGACATTGACCAAGATGGAGTAAGCGATGGTAATTCTGACTTTGACACTGGTTTTTTTGGTGCTCCTATAGATTTAGATAGGGATCTCTTTATAGATTTTGATGGTCGTAATGATTATGTTCAAAATTCTATGGCTATAACTGCTGGATTAGATAATCTTACAGCTATGACATGGATTATGCTAGGTGATGGATTCTCTTCTAGCACTATAATCAGCGAGACTAACTTTAATATGAGAATTAGATCTACTGGTATAATAGAAGTCACCATAAAAGATAACTCTGGGACTTTATTTAATTTGGAGTCTTCCTCAACACTATCAATAAACAAATGGTATCATGTTTCTGTGATTTATAATCAAAACACTTCAAAAACAGTATTATATATAAATGGTATTGAAGAGGACATGCAAAATACCGGTGCTTTACCTCTTGAAACAGTTGCTGATGATAAGTTTACTTTAGGAAATAAATCTGATGGTACAAGCGATTATTTTAAAGGTTCTATTGATGAATTAAGAATCTTCAACAAAGCCTTAGATACTATTGTGATGAGGCAAATGATGTATCAAGAAATTGAACCATCAGGTAGTTCAATTAAAGGTAAAGTAATTGATAAAGTATTTAATGGATTAGCTACCTCTGACCTGCTTTTGCATTACGATTTTAAAAAAATAACAGCAGACCAAGTTTTCAATCAAGGAAATGTAATCAGTAATGGTACTATGTACAACATTAAATCTATTTTACCTCAATCTGCACCGCTGCCTTATGAAACAAAACAAGATGGTTCACTTTTAAACCCAACAACATTTAAACAAGAAGGTGTTTGGGATCCATTAGATTTACAAAACTTCCCGTATTCAATTTTGCATGTGAAAAATAACGTGACTCAACCTATGAATATGTATAATGCTGGATTAATTATAGATACGGGAAATACATTGATTGTAAACGATGGATTAGAGGTAAATAATACTTGGTATTTGAAATTAGATGGAACCGTTGATTTTTTAGGAGAATCTCAATTAGTTCAAGGAGAAAACAGTGAATTAGATCTCACTAGTTCAGGTAAAATATTAATTAGACAAGAAGGTATTTCTGATGCACGCAATTATAACTACTGGAGTTCTCCAGTAGGAGCTAGTAGCGCTACATCAAATAATACTTCATTCCAGCTTTCATTGCTTAAAGATGCAAATGGATTAGGAAACGTCGTATTTACAGGTAGAAATGTAGCGACACCGCCAGTAACGATACCAGCTACTGTAAGTGGAAGATGGCTGTATACCTACTGGAATGGACAGACCTATCAAGATTGGAACCCTATAGATGCGGCAACGCCTATACCTGCAGGTCATGGCTGGACCATGAAAGGAGCCGGAGCGATAAATCCAGGTTATGTCTTTGAAGGAAAACCTAATAACGGTTCTATAAATGTGGCTGCTGTAGATGCAGATGGCGATCCTGCTGCAGATCTAACCTTTTCCCTTTTAGGAAATCCGTATCCAAGTGCTATAGACGCTAGAAAGTTTATTGATGATAATGCTGGCGTTATAGATGGAGCAGTTTATTTATGGGATCATTTTAGAGGGACAGATCATTTACTTGCAAATTATGAAGGAGGATTTATGACTATTAATAATACTGCAACTCTAGCAGCTACAAGCATTCCCATAGGAAGTGGCGCATTAGGTGGCGGATTAAGTGGGAGAGAACCAGGTTTTTATATTCCCGTAGGTCAAGGTTTCAATGTAACTATAACAAATAATGGATCTGTTAACTTTAATAACGGTCAGCGAGAATTTAAAACAGAAGGTGCTGAAAGTGTATTTGTTGCTGCACCAGGAACTTCACAGCCTATTGCAGATCGTTCTAACCGCCAAAACCCAGATATGGGAATCTTACGATTAGAGATTGAGGCAGATAATGGTGCTGGATCTGAAACGGTAATAGGTTTTGCAGATTTTGTAACTGATGGTATTGATTATGGATATGACGCAGTAAAGTATGATAATCCAGCAGAAACGGATATTTATATTTCTTATTCAGGTAAAAATTATGTTATCAGATCATTAGCTCAAATAACGCCTAATAAAGTAATTCCTGTCACTATTCATGGTAAAGCAAATTTGAATTACCGTTTCAGTGCTAAAGAAATTGCAAATATTGACAGTTCTCAAGATATTTTTCTTTATGATAATGAAATGAATGTTTACCATAATCTTAGAAACGGATATTACTTCTATAACGTTTCTGCTAACCGAAGAAATAGCTCTAGATTTGAGATAGTATTTCAACAAACTACCCTTGGACTAGATCAAGAAGCTATTGATCTCATAGATATTTATTACCTCAATAATGATGGTAAAATTTATGTAGATCACCTTAATGAAACATTAGATTATATGAATATTTACGATCTATCAGGTAAGATGCTGTTCCGCTTTCGCGAAAGCGAACTGATCAACATTAATAATGGTATTTACATTCCAGAGATATCTTCTGGCATTTATCTGGTAGAAGTCGAATTTAAAGGCGCTAAGAAGAGTGTCAAAATAGTAGTCAATTAA